The Paenibacillus sophorae genome has a segment encoding these proteins:
- a CDS encoding X2-like carbohydrate binding domain-containing protein yields the protein MNRFRKSFSLFGALLLLVSSWLPLNSKVYAADPVNDFTPGTSAQQLVNHLIQGSPISVVPDSETLKGLLKDTSTYSKLDAGTLPDSTRLTLNQGIFINSTGGSGAAYDDQQLQDVLTGANNFSQVTNATALQFQFTVPEGKTSIAVDFIFASQEGYTSDYDVAAVFVDDVNYAFMPNGSILRVNQGANLNNYSSPILSGWNSWSPPQTLVGLLDPNRAVHTLRIAVANTDDDSVPSGIFISNISSGNSTTGGVTTEALAPIANPPGGEVAAGTTVALSTSTGGAAIYYTTDGSSPTSSSQLYSAPIPVSTAMTIKAIAVKAGLSDSAVMSESYTITPQNSVISPTSASFDKYAASAGYADVTTTLTLNGNTLSGIQNGSTALVANTDYTVSGSTVTIKKEYLAAQPEGTTSLTFTFSAGAPQTLAIAVSDTTPQNSLITPTSASFDKYETSAGYADVETTLTLNGNTLSGIQNGSTALVANTDYTVSGSTVTIKKEYLAAQPEGTTSLTFAFSAGAPQTLAITVSDTTPQNSLITPTSASFDKYAASAGYADVTTTLTLKGNTLSSIDNGSTPPVANTDYTVSGSTVTIKKEYLATQPEGTTSLTFAFSAGAPQTLAITVSDTTPQNSVISPTSASFDKYAASAGYADVTTTLTLKGNTLSGIQNGSTALIANTDYTVSGSTVKIKKEYLATQPEGTTSLTFAFSAGAPQTLAITVSDTTPQNSVISPTSASFDKYAASAGYADVTTTLSLNGNTLSSIDNGSTPLVANTDYTVSGSTVTIKKEYLATQSEGTTSLKFVFSAGAPQTLAIAVSDTTPQNSLITPTSASFDKYAASAGYADVTTTLTLKGNTLSGIQNGSTALVANTDYTVSGSTVTIKKEYLATQSEGTTSLTFAFSAGAPQTLAITVNDTTPQNSVISPTSASFDKYAASAGYADVTTTLSLNGNTLSSIDNGSTPPVANTDYTVSGSTVTIKKEYLATQPEGTTSLTFAFSAGAPQTLAITVSDTTPQNSVISPTSASFDKYAASAGYADVTTTLTLKGNTLSGIQNGSTALIANTDYTVSGSTVKIKKEYLAAQPEGTTSLTFAFSAGAPQTLAITVSDTTPQNSVISPTSASFDKYAASGSHADVTTTLTLNGNTLSSIDNGSTPLVANTDYTVSGSTVTIKKEYLATQSEGTTSLKFVFSAGAPQTLAITVSDTTPQNSVISPTSASFDKYAASAGYADVTTTLTLKGNTLSGIQNGSTALIANTDYTVSGSTVKIKKEYLATQPEGTTNLTFAFSAGAPQTLAITVSDTTPVSPGVPVLKSAIAGNAEVTLNWSPVNDSTGYKIYQSVTSGTYGAEVATVQSSVYTYNVTGLTNGKTYYFVVKATNPGGDSAASNQVSATPKTVPASPTDIIATAGDGQATITFTAPVDNGGSAITGYEVTSSPGNIIATGTASPITITGLQNGTTYTFTVKAINNAGGSVASAVSNAVTPLAPSSDGGGSTPIEPTAPSTPEPTNTGVNALVNGKEQTVGTETTTKVNDQTVTTVVIDPKKLDDILAAVDQHTVITIPVNTKADVVVGELNGQMVKNMEQKQAVLEIKTENATYTLPAQQININNLSDQLGKTVALQDIKVQIEIAAPTADTVKTVENSASKGQFTIVVPPLNFSVRGIYGDAKIEVSKFNAYVERTLAIPDGIDPQKITTGVVIEPDGTVRHVPTKIVNVDGKYFAQVNSLTNSTYSVVWHPLEFKDVAKHWAKDAVNDMGSRMIVNGSGNDMFNPDQDITRAEFAAIIIRGLGLKPEGNAAPFSDVQQSDWYNDVIQTSYAYNLITGFEDGTFRPDDKITREQAMAIIAKAMTITDLKAKLPSKEAGEVLSPFADANKTSEWAKNSAADCLQAGIISGRNSSQLSPKDNITRAEVAAIIQRLLQKSELIN from the coding sequence ATGAACAGATTCAGAAAAAGCTTTTCTTTATTCGGGGCATTATTATTGCTTGTTAGTTCTTGGCTCCCGCTGAACAGCAAAGTTTATGCCGCAGATCCGGTTAATGATTTCACGCCAGGGACAAGTGCCCAGCAATTGGTTAACCATCTCATTCAAGGATCTCCAATCAGTGTGGTGCCGGACTCGGAAACGCTAAAGGGATTGTTAAAAGACACTTCAACGTATTCCAAGCTGGATGCGGGAACTTTACCGGACAGCACTCGTCTGACGCTTAATCAAGGTATCTTTATTAATTCTACTGGCGGATCAGGAGCCGCTTATGACGATCAACAGCTCCAGGATGTGCTGACAGGAGCAAATAATTTTAGTCAAGTTACCAACGCAACGGCACTTCAGTTTCAATTCACCGTACCTGAGGGGAAGACATCGATTGCGGTAGATTTTATTTTTGCGAGTCAGGAAGGTTACACTTCTGATTATGATGTCGCGGCTGTCTTCGTTGATGATGTTAACTATGCGTTTATGCCAAACGGTTCGATCTTGCGTGTCAATCAAGGGGCAAATCTCAATAACTATAGTTCTCCCATTTTATCGGGTTGGAATTCATGGTCGCCTCCCCAAACACTGGTAGGTCTGCTTGATCCCAATCGTGCGGTACATACTCTTCGGATCGCTGTTGCCAATACGGACGATGATAGTGTCCCATCGGGTATTTTTATTTCGAATATTTCCTCGGGCAATTCAACCACAGGAGGGGTTACTACTGAAGCTTTGGCACCAATTGCGAACCCTCCTGGTGGGGAGGTCGCAGCAGGCACAACAGTAGCGCTGTCCACAAGCACTGGCGGAGCGGCGATTTACTACACAACGGACGGCAGCAGCCCCACAAGCAGCAGTCAGTTGTATAGTGCGCCGATTCCTGTAAGCACTGCGATGACGATCAAGGCGATTGCGGTGAAAGCAGGGCTGAGTGATAGTGCTGTGATGAGCGAAAGTTATACGATTACACCGCAGAACAGCGTGATTTCGCCGACGAGTGCAAGCTTTGATAAGTACGCGGCATCGGCGGGGTATGCGGATGTGACAACAACACTGACGCTGAACGGCAATACGCTGAGCGGCATCCAGAACGGCAGCACGGCGCTGGTCGCGAACACGGACTACACGGTAAGCGGCAGCACGGTGACGATCAAGAAGGAATACTTGGCGGCGCAGCCGGAAGGTACGACGAGCTTGACGTTCACGTTCAGTGCGGGAGCGCCGCAGACGCTGGCGATTGCGGTGAGCGACACGACGCCGCAGAACAGCCTGATCACGCCGACGAGCGCGAGCTTCGATAAGTACGAGACATCAGCCGGGTATGCGGATGTGGAAACCACGCTGACGCTGAACGGCAATACGCTGAGCGGCATCCAGAACGGCAGCACGGCGCTGGTCGCGAACACGGACTACACGGTAAGCGGCAGCACGGTGACGATCAAGAAGGAATACTTGGCGGCGCAGCCGGAAGGTACGACGAGCCTGACGTTCGCCTTCAGCGCGGGAGCGCCGCAGACGCTTGCGATTACAGTGAGCGACACGACGCCGCAGAACAGCCTGATCACGCCGACGAGCGCGAGCTTCGACAAGTACGCGGCATCGGCAGGTTATGCAGATGTGACGACTACGCTGACACTGAAGGGCAATACACTGAGCAGTATTGATAATGGCAGCACACCGCCGGTCGCGAACACGGACTACACGGTAAGCGGCAGCACAGTGACGATTAAGAAAGAGTACTTGGCGACGCAACCGGAAGGCACAACGAGCTTGACGTTCGCCTTCAGTGCGGGAGCGCCGCAGACGCTTGCGATTACAGTGAGCGACACGACGCCGCAGAACAGCGTGATATCGCCGACGAGCGCGAGCTTTGACAAATACGCGGCATCGGCAGGGTATGCGGATGTGACAACAACACTGACATTGAAGGGCAATACTCTGAGCGGCATCCAGAACGGCAGCACCGCGCTGATCGCGAACACGGACTACACGGTAAGCGGCAGCACGGTGAAGATCAAGAAAGAGTACTTGGCGACGCAACCGGAAGGCACAACGAGCTTGACGTTCGCCTTCAGTGCGGGAGCGCCGCAGACGCTTGCGATTACAGTGAGCGACACGACGCCGCAGAACAGCGTGATATCGCCGACGAGCGCGAGCTTCGATAAGTACGCGGCATCGGCAGGCTATGCGGATGTGACGACCACGCTGTCGCTGAACGGCAATACGCTGAGTAGTATTGATAATGGCAGCACACCGCTGGTCGCGAACACGGACTACACGGTAAGCGGCAGCACAGTGACGATTAAGAAAGAGTATTTGGCGACGCAATCGGAAGGCACCACCAGCCTGAAATTTGTCTTCAGCGCAGGAGCGCCGCAGACGCTTGCGATTGCGGTAAGCGACACAACGCCGCAGAACAGCCTGATCACGCCGACGAGTGCGAGTTTCGACAAGTACGCGGCATCGGCAGGTTATGCAGATGTGACAACCACACTGACACTGAAGGGCAATACACTGAGCGGCATCCAGAACGGCAGCACCGCGCTGGTCGCGAACACGGACTACACGGTAAGCGGCAGCACAGTGACGATTAAGAAAGAGTATTTGGCGACGCAATCGGAAGGCACAACGAGCCTGACGTTCGCCTTCAGCGCGGGAGCGCCGCAGACGCTGGCGATTACAGTGAACGACACGACGCCGCAGAACAGCGTGATATCGCCGACGAGCGCGAGCTTCGATAAGTACGCGGCATCGGCAGGCTATGCGGATGTGACGACCACGCTGTCGCTGAACGGCAATACGCTGAGTAGTATTGATAATGGCAGCACACCGCCGGTCGCGAACACGGACTACACGGTAAGCGGCAGCACAGTGACGATTAAGAAAGAGTACTTGGCGACGCAACCGGAAGGCACAACGAGCTTGACGTTCGCCTTCAGTGCGGGAGCGCCGCAGACGCTTGCGATTACAGTGAGCGACACGACGCCGCAGAACAGCGTGATATCGCCGACGAGCGCGAGCTTTGACAAATACGCGGCATCGGCAGGGTATGCGGATGTGACAACAACACTGACATTGAAGGGCAATACTCTGAGCGGCATCCAGAACGGCAGCACCGCGCTGATCGCGAACACGGACTACACGGTAAGCGGCAGCACGGTGAAGATCAAGAAAGAATACTTGGCGGCGCAACCGGAAGGTACAACGAGCCTGACGTTCGCCTTCAGCGCCGGAGCACCGCAGACGCTTGCGATTACAGTGAGCGACACGACGCCGCAGAACAGCGTGATTTCACCGACGAGTGCGAGCTTCGACAAGTACGCGGCATCGGGTAGCCATGCGGATGTGACAACCACACTGACGCTGAACGGCAATACGCTGAGTAGTATTGATAATGGCAGCACACCGCTGGTCGCGAACACGGACTACACGGTAAGCGGCAGCACAGTGACGATTAAGAAAGAGTATTTGGCGACGCAATCGGAAGGCACCACCAGCCTGAAATTTGTCTTCAGCGCAGGAGCGCCGCAGACGCTTGCGATTACAGTGAGCGACACGACGCCGCAGAACAGCGTGATATCGCCGACGAGCGCGAGCTTTGACAAATACGCGGCATCGGCAGGGTATGCGGATGTGACAACAACACTGACATTGAAGGGCAATACTCTGAGCGGCATCCAGAACGGCAGCACCGCGCTGATCGCGAACACGGACTACACGGTAAGCGGCAGCACGGTGAAGATCAAGAAAGAGTACTTGGCGACGCAACCGGAAGGCACGACCAATCTGACGTTTGCTTTCAGTGCGGGAGCGCCGCAGACGCTCGCGATTACTGTGAGCGACACGACGCCTGTCTCACCAGGAGTCCCTGTGTTGAAATCAGCTATAGCTGGTAATGCAGAGGTAACTCTCAACTGGAGTCCAGTAAATGATTCAACGGGTTATAAAATTTATCAAAGTGTAACTTCTGGTACCTATGGAGCAGAAGTGGCTACTGTTCAGAGTTCTGTATATACCTATAACGTAACGGGACTGACTAATGGAAAGACGTATTATTTTGTGGTCAAAGCGACAAATCCGGGAGGAGACAGCGCCGCTTCCAACCAAGTAAGCGCAACACCGAAGACAGTCCCAGCTTCGCCGACAGACATCATTGCCACAGCAGGCGATGGTCAAGCGACCATTACTTTTACGGCTCCTGTAGATAACGGCGGAAGTGCAATTACTGGTTACGAGGTCACTTCTTCGCCAGGCAATATCATAGCGACAGGAACAGCCAGTCCCATTACAATAACAGGACTGCAGAATGGAACGACTTACACGTTTACGGTAAAAGCAATTAATAACGCTGGCGGCAGTGTTGCATCTGCTGTCTCCAATGCCGTTACACCGCTGGCACCGTCCAGTGACGGTGGCGGCAGTACACCTATTGAGCCGACTGCTCCAAGCACACCGGAGCCAACGAATACAGGGGTCAATGCGCTTGTTAATGGCAAGGAGCAGACTGTCGGCACGGAAACAACAACCAAAGTGAATGACCAAACGGTCACGACTGTTGTGATTGATCCGAAAAAGCTTGACGACATCCTTGCAGCAGTTGATCAGCATACGGTAATTACGATACCGGTGAATACGAAAGCGGATGTCGTGGTTGGCGAACTGAACGGCCAGATGGTTAAAAACATGGAGCAAAAACAGGCGGTCCTGGAAATCAAAACCGAGAACGCCACCTACACATTACCTGCCCAGCAGATAAATATTAATAATTTATCGGATCAGCTTGGTAAGACGGTAGCGCTTCAGGATATCAAGGTACAGATCGAAATCGCTGCGCCGACGGCAGACACGGTAAAGACCGTAGAGAACTCGGCGTCCAAAGGCCAGTTCACGATTGTCGTCCCGCCGCTTAACTTCTCGGTCAGAGGAATCTACGGGGATGCTAAAATTGAAGTGTCCAAATTCAATGCCTATGTGGAACGGACGCTTGCCATCCCGGATGGTATAGATCCCCAAAAAATCACCACTGGAGTTGTGATTGAACCGGATGGAACCGTCCGCCATGTCCCAACGAAGATCGTTAACGTTGACGGCAAATACTTCGCACAAGTGAATAGTTTGACGAACAGTACGTACTCCGTTGTCTGGCATCCCCTTGAGTTCAAGGATGTTGCCAAGCATTGGGCAAAAGATGCGGTGAACGACATGGGTTCACGAATGATCGTCAACGGCAGCGGCAACGACATGTTCAATCCTGATCAAGACATTACTCGTGCGGAGTTTGCGGCAATCATCATTCGGGGATTGGGACTGAAGCCGGAGGGTAATGCTGCTCCATTTTCGGATGTACAGCAATCGGATTGGTACAACGATGTTATTCAAACATCCTATGCCTATAATCTGATTACTGGGTTTGAAGACGGCACCTTCCGTCCGGACGACAAGATTACGAGGGAACAGGCGATGGCAATCATCGCGAAAGCGATGACGATTACAGACCTAAAAGCAAAGCTCCCGTCCAAAGAAGCAGGAGAAGTTCTGAGTCCATTCGCAGATGCAAATAAGACTTCCGAGTGGGCGAAGAATAGTGCTGCCGACTGCTTGCAAGCAGGAATCATTTCTGGAAGAAACAGCAGCCAACTTTCTCCCAAAGATAACATCACCAGAGCGGAGGTTGCCGCCATTATTCAGAGACTTCTACAGAAGTCTGAATTGATTAACTAA
- a CDS encoding YdeI/OmpD-associated family protein, with translation MNMNSKNSVITKLNINKYPSKLIFNKPEDVSDFNELDFDSAFKKEKYDLIFIFIFNLEQFSSHLQYVIENQALNDDGYLYFAYPKKNNPKYKEYIDRDSFMVHIPVDEEGYVKNSRLKFSRMVSLDEVFTVVGLKSQAPKMKKTVSTKSSQCVDDYIESISDIQNYLENDKDILDLYNQLTFGYQKDWARYVYSAKRSETQEKRLSEMKDILTQGYKSIDLYRRRVQ, from the coding sequence ATGAACATGAATTCGAAGAACAGCGTAATTACAAAATTAAATATTAATAAATATCCTTCGAAACTGATTTTTAATAAACCTGAAGATGTTTCCGATTTTAATGAATTGGACTTTGATTCTGCCTTCAAAAAAGAGAAATATGATTTGATTTTTATCTTTATTTTTAATCTTGAGCAATTTAGCAGCCACTTGCAGTACGTCATTGAAAACCAAGCCTTAAATGATGACGGATATTTGTACTTCGCTTATCCCAAGAAAAATAATCCGAAGTACAAAGAATACATAGACCGTGATAGCTTTATGGTTCATATCCCCGTAGACGAGGAAGGGTATGTAAAGAACAGCCGTTTGAAATTTTCAAGGATGGTCAGTCTGGATGAGGTGTTCACAGTCGTCGGCCTGAAGTCGCAAGCTCCAAAAATGAAGAAAACTGTCAGCACCAAGAGCAGTCAATGCGTTGACGATTATATCGAATCCATTTCGGACATTCAGAATTATTTGGAAAACGATAAGGATATTTTGGATCTATACAATCAATTAACCTTTGGTTACCAGAAGGATTGGGCTCGTTATGTTTACAGCGCAAAAAGAAGTGAGACTCAGGAGAAACGATTATCCGAAATGAAGGATATTTTGACCCAAGGCTATAAGTCAATCGATTTGTATAGAAGAAGAGTACAGTAG
- a CDS encoding class I SAM-dependent methyltransferase codes for MTVHFTFDSEDLAKAYDEISNSQFNNGTLLVERLGVKPGQSILDIGSGTGRLGRHICEIIGDTGSFLGIDPLEERVKIANDKKQQANAAYKIGVAEDLGFIPDSSIDIIYLNAVFHWVIDKEKALQEIYRVLKPGGKVGFATGARELNSITGLNRITNSVLSGGLYKQAVNFANSTQNLHGLTTTSLVQLLANNGLKVRDVQIKEVERKYRSAQEITRFIEASSFGNYLNHVPDSLRPQAKVDIEAELDKHRSGDGSLKFSNYTIFAIAQKSLSSAA; via the coding sequence ATGACTGTGCATTTTACGTTTGATAGCGAGGATCTTGCAAAAGCTTATGACGAAATCAGCAATTCACAATTTAACAATGGAACGCTGCTGGTTGAGAGGCTGGGTGTTAAGCCCGGGCAATCGATTCTTGACATCGGAAGCGGCACCGGCCGTTTGGGCCGTCACATCTGCGAAATTATCGGGGATACCGGAAGTTTTCTGGGCATCGACCCTCTGGAAGAACGCGTAAAAATCGCCAATGACAAGAAGCAGCAGGCCAATGCCGCATACAAGATCGGTGTGGCCGAGGATCTTGGTTTCATTCCAGACAGCAGTATCGACATCATTTATCTGAACGCCGTTTTTCACTGGGTAATTGACAAAGAAAAAGCGCTGCAGGAAATTTACCGGGTGCTTAAACCCGGTGGAAAGGTCGGTTTTGCCACCGGAGCCAGAGAATTGAACAGCATAACCGGACTTAACCGTATTACCAACAGTGTCCTGTCTGGGGGCTTGTACAAGCAGGCGGTGAATTTTGCGAACAGCACACAGAATCTTCATGGACTGACGACTACCAGCCTCGTTCAATTGCTCGCGAACAACGGGTTAAAAGTCAGGGACGTGCAAATTAAGGAGGTCGAGCGCAAATACCGCTCCGCTCAGGAGATCACCCGCTTTATCGAGGCCAGTTCCTTCGGCAACTATTTAAACCATGTTCCAGACTCGCTTCGTCCCCAGGCCAAGGTTGATATTGAAGCAGAACTGGATAAGCATCGCAGCGGAGACGGATCGCTCAAATTCAGCAACTATACGATTTTTGCCATTGCCCAAAAAAGTCTGTCATCAGCGGCCTGA
- a CDS encoding pyridoxamine 5'-phosphate oxidase family protein — protein sequence MSEEVRNQIVKYLNDTRFVVLATVNNDQSPVLRSLGSFVADGYTIYFSTQKNSKKVEQIQENPKIVLFFQHENQELSSFVNVSVHGTAEAITEPAEIDRAIQRLSSRNPRFKERVEKGELQDTALYKVDARELKVLDFSKGSGAAAVEVIAV from the coding sequence ATGAGTGAAGAAGTAAGAAACCAAATTGTGAAATATTTAAATGATACCCGCTTTGTTGTATTGGCGACGGTTAACAACGATCAATCGCCCGTTTTGAGAAGTTTGGGTTCATTTGTCGCCGACGGGTACACGATTTATTTTTCAACACAGAAGAACAGCAAGAAGGTCGAGCAGATTCAGGAGAATCCGAAGATCGTCCTTTTCTTCCAGCATGAGAATCAGGAATTATCAAGTTTTGTAAATGTTTCTGTACACGGGACAGCCGAGGCGATTACCGAACCGGCCGAGATCGACCGGGCGATTCAGCGGCTGAGCAGCCGCAATCCCCGCTTTAAAGAGAGAGTGGAGAAAGGTGAGCTGCAGGATACAGCGCTCTATAAGGTGGACGCCCGGGAACTGAAGGTGCTGGATTTCTCCAAGGGAAGCGGAGCGGCCGCCGTCGAAGTCATCGCGGTATAA
- a CDS encoding TetR/AcrR family transcriptional regulator, with the protein MARSKEFDIDTVLRKAMHLFWSQGYEKTSMKDLVETMGVHKRSMYDTFGDKHALFMKAMEHYNESVGASLDARIQDQTSVKQAIRSIFEMAISVGDVRPPGCLVVNTACELALLDPEAAAKVNEHFAKTESLLCELITHGQDTGEISGQYDAVKLSQYLFNSLTGLRVLVKTTNDKQKLESIIDMTLAILD; encoded by the coding sequence ATGGCTAGAAGCAAAGAGTTTGATATTGATACCGTATTACGAAAAGCGATGCACTTGTTTTGGAGTCAAGGGTATGAGAAAACCTCTATGAAAGATCTAGTGGAAACGATGGGTGTCCATAAACGAAGCATGTATGATACGTTCGGAGACAAGCATGCTTTATTTATGAAAGCAATGGAGCATTACAATGAGTCGGTGGGAGCTTCGCTCGACGCCCGTATTCAGGATCAAACATCCGTGAAACAGGCGATCCGTTCTATTTTCGAAATGGCAATTAGCGTGGGGGATGTTCGGCCTCCAGGGTGCTTGGTTGTCAATACAGCGTGTGAGCTTGCCTTGCTGGACCCGGAAGCAGCGGCTAAAGTCAATGAGCATTTTGCCAAAACGGAGAGCCTTCTTTGCGAGCTAATAACGCACGGTCAAGACACAGGAGAAATTTCCGGACAGTACGACGCCGTGAAACTTTCCCAATATCTATTCAACTCGTTGACAGGCTTGCGGGTATTAGTGAAAACAACGAATGACAAACAGAAGCTGGAAAGCATAATTGACATGACGCTGGCCATATTGGACTAA
- a CDS encoding MFS transporter encodes MEAISDIEILNTREKSFNEKLIVPFWSLAAMLVVMNTTMFNVALPRVAHEFSLTPTVASWIVTAYSIIFGIATITYSRLTDFLPIRKMVLFGAFLLVLSSLLGYFAHTFILLMVARIFQAIGAAAFPGLGYVLFSRYIPQERRGSAMSFIASGTSLGFGLGPVVGGALTQYLGWNFLFVMTAAVLFIVPVFNRHVPMEEKKSVQFDIVGSLLVAASITGFLLFVTTFAPWPLLISLITMGLLWWHINRIRSPFIHPDLLRQKGFTQLLSVSFTAYFINFATLFGMPILLAQVFHRSPMEIGLIIFPGAIVTAFASRKIGKIIDRFGNGIVSRWGAGFLLLSVVLFATVASLSIYGVLISYFFMSLGFSSLTASNSNEISQYLSIEHMGAGMGMNQLGGFFGGAFGVGITGMLIVLQKGMEMANVFQNIYLGLCVLPLISLYLLHKYAQRDRGLMKS; translated from the coding sequence ATGGAAGCCATATCTGATATAGAGATACTCAATACAAGAGAAAAATCGTTTAATGAGAAATTAATCGTCCCCTTTTGGAGTTTGGCCGCGATGCTCGTGGTCATGAATACGACGATGTTTAATGTGGCTCTCCCCAGAGTAGCTCATGAATTTTCGTTGACGCCAACGGTTGCTTCATGGATTGTAACCGCATATTCCATTATTTTTGGGATAGCAACCATTACTTACAGCCGGCTGACCGATTTTTTACCGATCCGTAAAATGGTTCTGTTCGGCGCCTTTTTACTGGTGCTTTCCTCATTGCTCGGATACTTCGCCCATACCTTTATTCTATTGATGGTTGCCCGGATTTTTCAGGCGATAGGGGCTGCGGCTTTTCCTGGGCTAGGTTATGTGCTGTTCTCCAGGTATATCCCGCAAGAACGAAGAGGCAGCGCCATGTCCTTCATTGCTTCAGGCACATCACTTGGATTCGGATTGGGACCGGTGGTCGGGGGAGCCCTGACACAGTATCTCGGATGGAACTTCCTTTTTGTCATGACAGCCGCAGTTTTGTTTATCGTTCCAGTTTTTAACAGACATGTGCCTATGGAAGAGAAAAAGTCCGTCCAATTTGATATCGTCGGAAGCCTGCTGGTGGCGGCCTCGATTACGGGTTTTTTACTGTTTGTTACGACTTTCGCTCCTTGGCCGCTTCTTATTAGTCTAATTACGATGGGGCTGTTGTGGTGGCATATCAATCGAATCCGTTCGCCGTTTATCCATCCGGATTTACTTCGCCAGAAAGGTTTCACACAGCTGCTATCGGTCAGTTTCACCGCGTATTTCATCAATTTCGCCACGCTGTTCGGTATGCCGATTCTGCTGGCTCAAGTCTTTCACCGGAGTCCGATGGAAATAGGATTGATTATTTTCCCGGGTGCGATTGTTACTGCGTTCGCTTCAAGAAAAATAGGAAAAATCATCGATCGGTTCGGAAACGGCATCGTCTCCAGATGGGGGGCAGGTTTTCTATTGCTTTCCGTCGTCCTGTTTGCAACTGTAGCAAGTCTTTCCATCTACGGTGTTCTCATCAGTTATTTTTTTATGAGTCTCGGATTTTCCAGTCTTACCGCCAGTAATTCCAATGAAATATCGCAGTATCTTTCGATAGAACACATGGGGGCGGGTATGGGGATGAATCAACTGGGCGGCTTCTTCGGAGGCGCGTTCGGGGTAGGCATTACGGGGATGCTGATTGTGCTGCAAAAGGGCATGGAGATGGCAAACGTGTTTCAAAACATTTATCTCGGACTTTGCGTGCTGCCCCTTATTTCCCTGTACTTGCTCCATAAATATGCGCAACGAGATCGAGGGTTAATGAAATCATAA
- a CDS encoding isochorismatase family cysteine hydrolase, whose protein sequence is MTDKKYDSTNTGLLLVDPYNDFLASEGKLYPYAKEVAESVNMLEHLKEIVDAVRKSGIQVFFVPHHRFEPGDFSTWKYPTPYQLASAKAQPFAKGTWGGEFHPDFQPQEGDIIIKEHWSQSGFANTDLDHQLKMHGVSKIIIIGMLANTCIESTARFGMELGYHVTLVKDATAAFSREAMHAAHEINGPTIVHEIFTTEELIKALEGN, encoded by the coding sequence ATGACGGACAAAAAATATGATAGCACGAATACAGGACTTCTTCTGGTGGACCCGTATAATGACTTCCTGGCTTCCGAAGGCAAGCTCTACCCCTATGCCAAAGAAGTGGCGGAATCCGTGAACATGCTGGAGCATCTGAAAGAAATCGTAGACGCAGTCCGCAAGTCGGGCATTCAGGTGTTTTTCGTACCGCATCACCGCTTTGAACCGGGAGATTTTTCAACATGGAAATATCCGACGCCTTATCAGCTCGCTTCAGCCAAAGCACAGCCTTTTGCCAAAGGCACCTGGGGAGGCGAGTTTCACCCCGATTTCCAGCCGCAGGAAGGCGACATTATCATCAAAGAGCATTGGTCTCAAAGCGGCTTTGCGAACACGGACCTGGATCATCAGCTTAAAATGCATGGCGTTAGCAAAATTATCATCATTGGTATGCTGGCGAATACATGCATTGAATCAACCGCAAGATTTGGAATGGAACTCGGCTACCATGTCACTCTTGTTAAGGATGCGACAGCGGCCTTTAGCCGGGAGGCGATGCATGCGGCGCATGAGATCAACGGTCCGACTATCGTCCATGAAATTTTTACCACAGAAGAACTGATTAAAGCCTTGGAAGGTAATTGA